Proteins encoded together in one Dermacentor variabilis isolate Ectoservices chromosome 2, ASM5094787v1, whole genome shotgun sequence window:
- the LOC142572400 gene encoding endochitinase-like, which yields MMMLLLLLTTAVGLSAASVAASSSGALTNGTSGNRVDDNGSIEKPRRGVVVCYYQTWAYNRPWPMTYDIEDIPVDLCTHLVYSFVGLDNSTWKVTHVDEEFDLGKDGLSRFVSLKRRHPHLKTLLAVGGWAEGGKKYSDMVGTRSRRKVFVQSALEWVLKYGFDGFDLDWEYPGASDRQGKFSDKDNFLKLVKEMRAVFDEHKLLITCAVPVAKFRLDEGYEVEQLGRLLDHIHVMTYDLRGNWAGFADVHSPLFKRPFDQWSYEKLNVHDGLRLWADRGAPRHKLIVGVPLYGRTYTLGSKDNHGLRAPVKKWLNGGAPGRFTNETGFQAYFEVCENVLKDGWTREWDDMGKCPYAYKDNQWVGYEDEKSIAIKMDYIKKEGYGGAMVWAVDMDDYRGDCSEGRRNPLMTIIHRAISGYRVPAPEQVTTDARVRGGASESTTTTTSTTVKPRPRPPPGSTPDCTDYSWQFYPHETDCSKYYQCSHGEPMLRSCTRGTVWDIDRNICNWPQNANREECASAKYEEEDDDDDDDEDDRIK from the exons ATGAtgatgctgttgctgctgctaacGACCGCGGTGGGACTGTCCGCAGCTTCGGTTGCGGCTAGCTCGTCGGGAGCGCTAACCAATG GCACCTCTGGCAACCGGGTGGACGACAATGGCAGCATCGAAAAGCCGCGGCGCGGTGTCGTCGTGTGCTACTACCAGACGTGGGCTTACAATCGGCCCTGGCCCATGACTTACGACATCGAGGACATACCCGTAGATCTGTGCACGCATCTCGTGTACTCTTTCGTCGGACTTGACAACTCCACCTGGAAGGTCACTCACGTCGACGAGGAGTTCGACCTCGGAAAGG ACGGTCTGAGCCGGTTCGTGTCTCTAAAACGACGTCACCCGCACCTGAAGACCCTGCTGGCTGTGGGCGGATGGGCCGAGGGTGGCAAGAAGTACTCAGACATGGTGGGTACCCGCTCCCGTCGAAAGGTGTTCGTGCAGAGTGCCCTCGAGTGGGTCCTAAAGTACGGCTTCGATGGTTTCGACCTCGACTGGGAGTACCCGGGTGCCAGCGACCGACAGGGAAAGTTCTCCGACAAGGACAACTTCCTCAAACTCGTCAAG GAAATGAGGGCCGTGTTCGATGAGCACAAACTCCTCATCACGTGCGCCGTTCCCGTGGCCAAGTTCCGTCTCGACGAAGGCTACGAGGTCGAGCAGCTTGGCAG GCTGCTGGACCACATTCACGTGATGACGTACGACCTACGAGGCAACTGGGCGGGATTCGCCGACGTGCACAGCCCGCTCTTTAAGCGCCCATTTGACCAGTGGTCCTACGAGAAGCTGAACGTG CATGACGGCCTACGCCTGTGGGCGGATCGCGGCGCCCCGCGCCACAAGCTGATCGTAGGCGTCCCGCTGTACGGCCGTACCTACACCCTGGGCAGCAAGGATAACCACGGGCTCCGGGCACCCGTCAAGAAGTGGCTCAACGGAGGGGCACCGGGACGCTTCACTAACGAGACCGGCTTCCAGGCTTACTTCGAG GTGTGCGAGAATGTGCTCAAGGACGGCTGGACGCGCGAATGGGACGATATGGGAAAGTGCCCGTACGCCTACAAGGACAACCAGTGGGTCGGCTACGAGGACGAGAAGAGCATCGCAATCAAG ATGGACTACATCAAGAAAGAAGGCTACGGTGGCGCCATGGTCTGGGCCGTGGACATGGACGACTACCGGGGCGACTGCAGCGAAGGTCGCCGTAACCCGCTGATGACGATCATCCACCGAGCCATCAGCGGATACCGTGTGCCGGCGCCCGAGCAAGTCACAACTGACGCGCGCGTCCGAGGCGGCGCCTCCGAGTCCACGACCACGACCACGAGTACGACCGTCAAGCCTCGGCCTCGGCCTCCGCCGGGAAGCACGCCCGACTGCACGGACTACTCGTGGCAATTCTATCCGCACGAGACGGACTGCTCGAA ATACTACCAGTGCAGTCACGGAGAGCCTATGCTGCGCAGCTGCACCCGTGGCACCGTTTGGGACATCGACCGTAACATCTGCAACTGGCCGCAGAACGCCAATCGCGAGGAGTGCGCGTCTGCAAAGTacgaggaggaagacgacgacgacgacgacgacgaggacgaccGGATTAAATGA